The Glycine soja cultivar W05 chromosome 6, ASM419377v2, whole genome shotgun sequence genome has a window encoding:
- the LOC114416849 gene encoding disease resistance protein RML1B-like, translating into MVSKTTIRCSSSPFHAIMTHDVFVSFRGEDIHTSFTGFLFQALGRKCTIVVFSINYAFSTIRNKLQYAELEDIVEKIITNMLGHKFSSLPNDDLVEMESRVEELAKLLRLGSVNDIQLVGISRMGGIGKTTIGHAFYVEISHQYDFCCFIDDVSKIYQDFGVLGLQKQLLCESLNEKSLEICNLCKGMDSS; encoded by the exons ATGGTTTCCAAGACCACAATCCGTTGCAGCTCTTCTCCATTTCATGCTATAATGACACACGACGTGTTCGTGAGCTTCCGCGGTGAAGACATACACACCAGCTTCACCGGTTTTCTTTTTCAAGCTCTTGGTAGAAAATGCACTATTGTGGTCTTCTCAATCAACTATGCTTTCTCAACTATTCGAAATAA GCTACAATATGCAGAGCTTGAAGATATTGTTGAAAAGATAATAACAAATATGTTGGGTCACAAATTTTCCAGTCTTCCAAATGATGATCTAGTTGAGATGGAATCTCGTGTTGAAGAATTAGCAAAGCTTTTACGTTTGGGGTCTGTTAATGACATTCAACTTGTGGGAATTAGTAGGATGGGTGGAATAGGAAAAACAACAATTGGTCATGCTTTTTATGTAGAAATCTCTCATCAAtatgatttttgttgttttattgatGATGTAAGCAAAATTTATCAAGATTTTGGTGTATTGGGCTTACAAAAACAATTACTTTGTGAATCTTTGAATGAAAAAAGTTTAGAGATTTGCAATCTATGCAAGGGCATGGATAGTTCTTAA